In the Tamandua tetradactyla isolate mTamTet1 chromosome 8, mTamTet1.pri, whole genome shotgun sequence genome, tttcttcttagtCTCCTTTGGTAGCTCCTAATCTTATCTTGACCTCTTAATCTTGGAGGATACTACGCTCAAATCATGGTCTTTTTGCTTCTCTATCTAGACTCACTCCCTTTGGCAATCTCTTCTAGGTTCATAGGGATTTCCAAATTACATCTTTAGCCACTATATTTCCCCAAAAATCCAGATCTAACCCCCCTCTTCAGCTTGCCTAATAAAAGGTAAAGAGATATCATTCATACTTTATATGTAAGTCATATCATGAAAGGCTTTCTATTTGTTCATTCTCTTAGAGCTTTCAATCTGCTCTTAGAGCAATTTATTAGCCACATCTATTTGATGCACCTCCTTGACAGGGTCGAAGTAATGCTTGAAAAGGATTCTGAGTTGCCCAAgttaaagatacaaaagaaaaacctAGAGTCACATTTAATTAGACAAGGTAAAGGAGTGGGTGTGCTACTATATCAAATTTAATTTGTACAAAATCTTCATCTCTGGTAACAATATTTTTCCTGATCTACTGCGTTTAGACTACTTTAGTAAAACTTGATCTCCCTGTCTACCTAAACACTGAATCACTTACAGCAAATTCAGGCTAGTATTGGTCATGTTAATACCCAACAAATCCACAAGGTGTTAGTTGCATGTGATTTTGTATAAAAGGTGAACTTGAGAGTTGACGTACTCTACAGCTTTCCCCGGGCCAAGCAGCTGACCACAGGTGAGTCTTAGCATCTATAGTTTTCAAGTGGTATACCTAATCTGAAATTTTCAGGGCTAGAGAATATAAGTAGATCTTTTCACTACTATTGTAAATCTAGCTTCTTAAATATGGGAAATTCTGTACTCACTGTTAGCAAACCACAAACTTCATAGAACAATTTGCTTGACTTCTTAAATCGCCTTATTTTAAAGAACAGGGGGCACAACTAAATACCAATATTTATGAAAtgctaaaaatgaagaaataattttatagtattgaattttctttttctttttaaacaaggaGTCTTAAAAATAACAGCAAAGGGGCACTTCTGTAATCACAATTACATGAGAGTAATTACTTTCAGAAACCCAGCCATAATACTTTAATTTTTACATACCCCTCTGCTTAAATCATTATATTGGAGATTACTttgagaaaaaggagaaggaagaagaagagaaataaaaagccaacaaagaggaaaaaagcaaagaacTTGTTGAAGCAAAACGTGGTTGGGAAGGGCGGGTAGACCAATTCTTGTTAGTTTGGTCAACTTATATAATGATTATAATTCTttggtttcttcatttctaatgtGCTCCAATTGTTTGCATCCCAGCCCAGGATGAAATCAGTCCAGATTTGCGTCCTTTTCTACTGTTGGAAAGCATTCTGCTGCAGTAGCTGTGAGCTGACCAACATCACCATTGCAGTGGAGAAAGAGGAGTGTCATTTCTGCATAAGCATCAATACCACTTGGTGTGCAGGCTACTGCTACACCCGGGTAGGAACTCTGTTTGGCTGACAGCAAGGATGCTGAGGGTTTAGAGAAAGCAAGTTTCATTAAGTCCCAATTTACCAGTATTTGATCTTTCCCAAATAACAACCACGAGTTCTTTAGCCAATACTGTCTTAGGTTGTGATTGGAGTTAATTACATGGTATCATTTAGATGTGTGAGTTAGGATTTGAGATCTGCTGTAATTTAGGAAGGCTTAGATTaagataaatgaaacatttaATAATATAACTCTGCATTTCAAAAAAAGTATTTCTATCATTCATTGAGGTtctttccctaaaaaaaaaaaaagctatttctaGGTTTGATTTTacatatagatagataaacaTGCAAATATACAGCTATTTAATCATAGAGAAACTACAGTAGACTGCAGTAGTCTCAAAAAGAGAAATGCCTAATTGAGAACATATCATTACAATAGAGATAGCACTGGCCaaattataaaaagtattttattggCCTACCTGAATTAAAATGCCATAAGCAGCCCAAGAATACAATCAGTCCTAGTAGACTGTTACAAATAAAATGAACCAGCAAGCCCACTCCTTTCTTTATGCCATTAAGTTAACAGAGGCACAGAAACATTAAACCACAACTTTACATTCTCACAGTTTATTTGCATTAATCCAAGTAAAAaggcttctttgttttcttttctttttccctatagCAGCAAATTATCTATGCAGAATTCCATTCTATACACTGTAATTGAAAATATCAACTCTTTAATGAAATACGCTTTATTTGATAGTAAATGAGTTTGATTACTCAAACTCCATTTATTGCATCTTTGATAAATCAACTTTGtagttatcatttatttatatcatttatttcatgatattgaaataaatttaacaggCAGACCCAATTTCTTCCCTCACTGCAAATAATTTTTTCACTAGAAAGTACTAGAATACACAATTTCTGCCTGGATTAAAAGTTCTTATACACAATATGTGTGGTGcccttttgaaattaaaaacctGGCAAGGAGGAAAAAATATCTACAAGGCTTTTTGGATATTTAAAATGAGTGATGTGAGGCTCCATAAACATTTTTCAGCTGAGCATTAacatttcatattatttattttcttgtgagatttttaataaatacacagggacaatatacttagaaattctttttctgagaaaTTAAACTCCAATGTTGTATGGTTTAACCTGTCATTAACATAAGTTTCAATTAACTATAAAAAGTCAACTTGAAATTCTAAAggtcatattttccttttcatcatttttccatattaaaattcaaagtttCTTTAGAGTTTGAGAAACAACTATTATTTTGATATTAttgatatcatataatattttgaTATAGCCATTGGGGAGTAAGAGAAGGAAAGACTCGTTTTCTCTATGATTTCCAGAACAATCTAGAAATGTGGTATAACACATAGATAATTTATGAGGTCCAGTATTTTCAGTTAGGAATTTCATAAGTGTGTCTTAATGGGTAAGAGCAAGTAGTGTTACATCCATGTCTCATTTTGTCTAAACTATAAAGAAACATCCAGAATCCTGTAACCTAACTCTTTTTTCCTGAACTTTTCAGGACCTGGTGTACAAGGACCCAGCCAGACCCAACATCCAGAAAGCATGTACTTTCAAGGAGCTGGTGTATGAGACAGTGAGAGTGCCCGGCTGTGCACACCACACAGACTCCCTGTACACCTACCCTGTAGCCACTGACTGTCACTGTGGCAAGTGTGACAGTGATAGCACTGACTGCACCGTGCGAGGTCTAGGACCCAGCTACTGCTCCTTCagtgaaatgaaagaatgaagagcAGTGGGCATTGGGGGCAGCCTGCACTTGTCCTCCCGGACCAAAATATCAAAAATGTCTGTGTGTGAACAGTGGTCCAGTCTGTAAACCCCTAAGGGCCAGGGAACCATCAGACCCCACTAGTAGCTGCCTTATTGTTCCAAGTGGGAGCTCCAGTTCTGGAATGCTAACACTGAGAGCTGCCTCCACTCCACTCTTGTCATTTCTCTCATTCTGAACTCAGA is a window encoding:
- the FSHB gene encoding follitropin subunit beta: MKSVQICVLFYCWKAFCCSSCELTNITIAVEKEECHFCISINTTWCAGYCYTRDLVYKDPARPNIQKACTFKELVYETVRVPGCAHHTDSLYTYPVATDCHCGKCDSDSTDCTVRGLGPSYCSFSEMKE